One part of the Plasmodium yoelii strain 17X genome assembly, chromosome: 13 genome encodes these proteins:
- a CDS encoding signal peptidase 18 subunit: MDFIKEQYNSAILDLKKTFRNPRDSISHILNVICLLLNAFMIWKLLVVATGCESPIVVVLSGSMEPGYYRGDTLALYNPPIIHAGDVVVYQINGRDIPIVHRILNIHKTKDNQYHLLSKGDNNNIDDRGLYDTHQYWLENKHVLGLSVGYAPYIGMLTIWVNEYPTIKWGIVSLMLLMILLGYE; this comes from the exons ATGGATTTCATAAAAGAACAATATAACTCGGCAATATTAGatcttaaaaaaacatttagaAACCCAAGAGATAGTATATCTCACATATTAAATGTTATATGTTTGTTACTAAATGCTTTTATGATATGGAAATTATTAGTAGTAGCTACAG GATGTGAATCACCTATTGTTGTTGTTTTAAGTGGAAGTATGGAACCAGGATATTACAGAGGAGATACTTTAGCTTTATACAACCCACCAATTATACATGCTGGTGATGTTGTGGTATATCAAATAAATGGGAGAGATATTCCTATTGTTCATagaattttaaatattcataaaacaaaagataatcaatatcatttattatcaaaaggagataataataatatagatgaTAGAGGATTATATGATACACATCAATATTGGTTAGAAAATAAACATGTTCTTGGACTATCAGTTGGATATGCACCATATATCGGAATGTTAACAATATGGGTTAATGAATATCCAACTATTAAATGGGGAATTGTTTCGTTGATGTTATTAATGATATTACTTGGGTAtgaataa